From Paenarthrobacter sp. A20:
CCGAGGATTGTCGGAACGATGCTGCGGAGGCTCTCCAGCGAGATGGCTCCTTGGCGCACTACACGGAACGGGGCAGCAGTTGCGTCCACAATCGTGGACGGCAGAGCGGCGGTGCCCTCCACCGGCCGGAATCCACCCTCCAGGTAGACCTCAACGGACTCCGCCAGTTGCATGCGCGCTTCCGAAGCGGTCTGCGCTGCTTCCTGACCTGTGCGGTTGGCCGACGATACGGCCAGCGGCCCCGTGAGCCCGAGGAGCTCCAAAGCAATCTCGTCGTCCGGCATACGGAGTGCAACGGTGCCCTTGGTATCGCCCAGATCCCAATCCAGGGAAGGCTGGGCATGAAGGATCAGAGTCAACCCGCCGGGCCAAAATGCCTGCGCCAGCGCCCGGGCATCGGCCGGCACGTCGGTGGCCAGGCCGTCCAAGGCATTGATTCTGGGAATCAGGACCGGAGGAGGCATCTGCCGGCTGCGGCCCTTGGAGGCCAGCAACATGGTCACAGCCAAGGGAGAGAAGGCGTCGGCGGCAATGCCGTACACAGTGTCCGTCGGCAGCACGATGCACTTCTTTTCACTGATGGCACGCTGTGCGTGCTGAAGTCCTTCAGCCCGTTGGTCATCGGAAGTGCAGTTGTAGGTTGTGGTCACAGCGCTATTCTTTCACTCATCAAGGGCGGTGCTTGCCAGCATCGCGCTGGTGGCACGTTCCTTACCGTTCAGGTCGAAATGCGTGGTGACGTCGTTCCAACGTCCCGTGCGTCGCAGCATCCCGGCGATCCAGCCGGCTTGGACTTCTGCGTGTTCCATCACGAAGTAGCCGCCAGGCTTCAGAAGCCGGGCGGCGGAAGCAGCTGCCGCCGTCGGGAGTTCCATGCCGTCCGCTCCCCCACCGTACAGTGCTTCGGGAGGATCGTGGAGCGCGACTTCCGGTTCTGTGGGTATCGCTTCTGCCGGGATATATGGCGGGTTGGATACGACGACGTCGAAGGTTCCGTTGTGTTCGGGCAGCGCATCCCGGAGGTCGCCCTGAATGAGGACGACGCCGAGTGGCTCAAGGTTCTTCGCAGCCCAGGCATGCGCAAAAGTACTGAATTCCACAGCGTGGACTTCTGCCCCCGGCACCTCATGGGCGATCGAGCCGGCGATGGCACCTGATCCGGTGCCGAGGTCCACCACTTTGGGGTTCGTTATTCCAGCCACGTGGTCAATGACCAGTTGGACCACCGATTCGGTTTCCGGGCGGGGTATGAAGACGCCCGGACCCACGCGCAATTCCAAGTAGCGGAAATATGCGACGCCGGTGATGTGCTGGAGGGGGACGCGGCCCGCCCTCTCCTGGACGAGCTCTTCGTACCCTTCAGGTGCGGGAGCATCACCCAACAGCATGGCCCGCAGGCGTCCGAGCCCCACCCCCAGCAAGTGATCGGCGAGCAATTCCGCGTCCACGCGCGGTGTGGGGACGCCGGCGTCGGCGAGAACGGCAGCAGCCTCGCGAACAGCGTCCGCGAGGCTCTGGCCTTGGTAAAACGTCATGGATCTACTCTGCTGATGGTAGGAGGCAGGAGCTATTCGCCGATGGCGTCCAAGCGCGCCTGCTCGTCCGCCTCAATCGCCGATTGGATGACGGGCTCAAGGTCGCCGTTCATGACGGCGTCAAGGTTGTAGGCCTTATAACCGGTGCGGTGGTCCGCAATACGGTTTTCCGGGAAGTTGTACGTGCGGATACGCTCCGAACGGTCCATGGTTCGGATCTGCGACTTGCGCTGTTCCGAGTTGGCGGCGTCGATTTGTTCCTGCTGGTGGGCCAGGAGGCGGGCACGGAGCACGCGCATGCCGGCTTCGCGGTTCTGCAGCTGCGATTTTTCGTTCTGCATGGCCACCACGATGCCTGTAGGCAAGTGGGTGATACGGACTGCGGAGTCGGTGGTGTTCACGGACTGGCCACCCGGACCTGATGAACGGTAGACGTCGATCTTGAGGTCATTCTGGTTGATCTCAAGTTCTTCGGGCTCGTCCACTTCGGGAAGCACCAGCACGCCGGCAGCCGACGTGTGGATCCGTCCCTGGGATTCCGTCACGGGAACACGCTGCACACGGTGCACGCCACCCTCAAACTTCAAACGCGCAAAAACACCCTGCGCGGGATCGTTCGAGTTGCCCTTGATGGCGACTGCGACATCCTTGTACCCGCCAAGGTCCGATTCCGTGGCCGAGATCATTTCGGTCTTCCAGCCACGCGATTCTGCGTAGCGCATGTACATCCGCAGAAGGTCGCCGGCGAACAAAGCGGCTTCGTCGCCACCTTCGCCACCCTTGACTTCAAGGATGACGTTGCGGGCATCGTCCGGGTCGCGTGGGATCAGCAAACGGCGCAACCGCTCCTGTGCCGCCGGAATCTGCTCTTCCAACTGCACAACTTCGGCAGCGAATTCGGGATCTTCGTCAGCCATTTCCTTGGCAGCTTCCAGATCGTCATTGAGCCCGCGCCACTTGTTGTACGCCTCCACAATGCCCTGAAGCTGAGCAGACCGCCGCCCCAACTTCCGGGCCGCAGACTGATCGGCATAAACAGCAGGATCGCTCAACTGCGCCTGGATAGCAGCATGCTCATCAAGCAATCCCTGTACGGACTCAAACATTTTCAAACCTCTTTCGACTTCTACAAGTCTAATAACTGCATCGTGGGGTCACGCACAGCCCATCTGGGGCCCACTGGGCCGTTTCTGACCTCACGTGGTGTCGGGCCAAGGATTCCTTAAACAAAGACCGCTCAAAATATGCCGGCCAGGGAGTGGCTTCGGGCCTGCCGGAGCCGGGTAGCTTCCGATCGCAGATCGGAAGCTACCCGGCGTAGGGGCGGGGCCGGCATATTTTGAGCGGTTACAGCACAGCTATTTGTCGTTGTCCGACTTCGCTCCGAGCGTCGTCTTCTGTACCTGCATGAGGAACTCGACGTTGCTTTGCGTCTCCCGGATCTTGTTGGTCAGCAGCTCAAGGCTCTGCTGCTGCTCCAGGCCGGAAAGGACGCGGCGCAGCTTCCACATGATCTTGACTTCTTCAGGTGAGAGCAGGTTCTCTTCGCGGCGCGTGCCGGACGCGTTGACGTCCACGGCCGGGAAGATGCGCTTGTCTGCCAGCTGGCGGGACAGGCGGAGCTCCATGTTGCCGGTGCCCTTGAACTCTTCGAAGATGACTTCGTCCATCTTGGAGCCGGTCTCAACGAGAGCCGTTGCCAGGATTGTCAGCGAGCCACCGTTTTCGATGTTGCGGGCTGCACCAAAGAACCGCTTGGGCGGGTAAAGGGCCGCGGAGTCCACGCCACCAGACAGAATGCGGCCGGAAGCCGGTGCTGCCAGGTTGTAGGCGCGGCCCAGACGCGTCATGGAGTCCAGGAGGACCACCACGTCCATCCCCATTTCCACGAGGCGCTTGGCGCGTTCGATGGAAAGTTCGGCAACCGTGGTGTGGTCGTCGGCGGGACGGTCGAAGGTGGAGGCAATGACCTCACCCTTGACGGTGCGCTGCATGTCCGTGACTTCTTCGGGACGTTCGTCAACCAGCACCATCATGAGGTGGACCTCAGGGTTGTTGGTGGTGATTGCGTTCGCGATGGACTGCAGGATGAGCGTCTTACCGGCCTTCGGCGGCGAGACGATCAGGCCACGCTGGCCCTTGCCGATCGGAGCCACGAGGTCGATGACACGCGGACCGATCTTCTTGGGGTCCGTCTCGAGGCGCAGGCGCTCGGACGGGTACAGCGGCACAAGCTTGGCGAACTCGACGCGGTCCTTGAGTTCCTCCGGCGTCTTGCCGTTGACGGAAGTGACACGGACCAGTGCGTTGAACTTCTGGCGTGCGGACTGCTGGCTGCGGTCTTCGCCATCACGCGGTGCACGGATGGCACCGACCACGGCGTCGCCCTTGCGGAGGTTGTACTTCTTGACCTGAGCCAGGGAAACGTAAACGTCGTTCGCACCGGGAAGGTAGCCGGACGTACGGATGAACGCGTAGTTCTCCAGGACGTCCAGAATGCCGGCTACGGGAAGCAGGACGTCGTCCTCGGTAACCTCGACGTCGTCGACGTCCGGTCCCTGCGCACGGCCACGACGACGCTCGTTACGGTCACGGAAGCGGTCGCTGCGGGTGTTTCCGTCCCGGCTGTCCTGCCCCCCACGACGGTCGTTCCGGTCGTTCTGGTCGTTGCGGTCGCGACGGTTGCGTCGGTTACGGCGGTTGCCGGTGTCCTCGCCGTCGTTGTTGTCTTCACGGCGTCCGCGGGTGTTGTCGCGGCGTTCGCGCTGGTCGCCCGAATCGGCCTGTTCGCGCTGTTCGGTGCGCTGTTCACGCTGTTCGGTGCGCTCAGCCCGCTGCTCACGCTGTTCCGTGCGCTCAGCCCGCTGCTCACGCTGTTCCGTGCGCTCAGCCCGCTGCTCACGCTGTTCGGTGCGCTCAGCACGCTGCTCGGCGGCCGGTGCTTCTGCTGCCTCAGCAGGAGCTGCGGCAGCTTCGCCGCGACGGCGGTTGCGGGTGCGCGGCTGGCGGCGCTCGGTGCCGGACTCGCCGGCTTCGGCCGATGCAGGAGCTTCAGCAACCGGGGCAGTCGCGGTTTCAACAGGTGCTGCGGCTGTTTCCGGAGCAGCTACGACACCATCGCTGGTAGCGCGGCGGCTGCGGCCACGACCACGGCCGCGGGGAGCTTCCTGGGCCGGGGCCTCGGACGCTGAATCAGCAAC
This genomic window contains:
- a CDS encoding L-threonylcarbamoyladenylate synthase, whose translation is MTTTYNCTSDDQRAEGLQHAQRAISEKKCIVLPTDTVYGIAADAFSPLAVTMLLASKGRSRQMPPPVLIPRINALDGLATDVPADARALAQAFWPGGLTLILHAQPSLDWDLGDTKGTVALRMPDDEIALELLGLTGPLAVSSANRTGQEAAQTASEARMQLAESVEVYLEGGFRPVEGTAALPSTIVDATAAPFRVVRQGAISLESLRSIVPTILGFGETVPVETPAPADEVALEEEAGAETAEVTQAAVVEESTPEGESTPDDHVEPQAAREAKPE
- the prmC gene encoding peptide chain release factor N(5)-glutamine methyltransferase, giving the protein MTFYQGQSLADAVREAAAVLADAGVPTPRVDAELLADHLLGVGLGRLRAMLLGDAPAPEGYEELVQERAGRVPLQHITGVAYFRYLELRVGPGVFIPRPETESVVQLVIDHVAGITNPKVVDLGTGSGAIAGSIAHEVPGAEVHAVEFSTFAHAWAAKNLEPLGVVLIQGDLRDALPEHNGTFDVVVSNPPYIPAEAIPTEPEVALHDPPEALYGGGADGMELPTAAAASAARLLKPGGYFVMEHAEVQAGWIAGMLRRTGRWNDVTTHFDLNGKERATSAMLASTALDE
- the prfA gene encoding peptide chain release factor 1 yields the protein MFESVQGLLDEHAAIQAQLSDPAVYADQSAARKLGRRSAQLQGIVEAYNKWRGLNDDLEAAKEMADEDPEFAAEVVQLEEQIPAAQERLRRLLIPRDPDDARNVILEVKGGEGGDEAALFAGDLLRMYMRYAESRGWKTEMISATESDLGGYKDVAVAIKGNSNDPAQGVFARLKFEGGVHRVQRVPVTESQGRIHTSAAGVLVLPEVDEPEELEINQNDLKIDVYRSSGPGGQSVNTTDSAVRITHLPTGIVVAMQNEKSQLQNREAGMRVLRARLLAHQQEQIDAANSEQRKSQIRTMDRSERIRTYNFPENRIADHRTGYKAYNLDAVMNGDLEPVIQSAIEADEQARLDAIGE
- the rho gene encoding transcription termination factor Rho, whose protein sequence is MTETTELASAVDTSSSAAEPSTAATTKSSGLAGLKLAQLQALASQLGISGGSRMRKGDLVTAISAHRAGTSTTKAPAKATASAKGATTAAKEAPAAEPKAAVEPKAKAADNGSVADSASEAPAQEAPRGRGRGRSRRATSDGVVAAPETAAAPVETATAPVAEAPASAEAGESGTERRQPRTRNRRRGEAAAAPAEAAEAPAAEQRAERTEQREQRAERTEQREQRAERTEQREQRAERTEQREQRTEQREQADSGDQRERRDNTRGRREDNNDGEDTGNRRNRRNRRDRNDQNDRNDRRGGQDSRDGNTRSDRFRDRNERRRGRAQGPDVDDVEVTEDDVLLPVAGILDVLENYAFIRTSGYLPGANDVYVSLAQVKKYNLRKGDAVVGAIRAPRDGEDRSQQSARQKFNALVRVTSVNGKTPEELKDRVEFAKLVPLYPSERLRLETDPKKIGPRVIDLVAPIGKGQRGLIVSPPKAGKTLILQSIANAITTNNPEVHLMMVLVDERPEEVTDMQRTVKGEVIASTFDRPADDHTTVAELSIERAKRLVEMGMDVVVLLDSMTRLGRAYNLAAPASGRILSGGVDSAALYPPKRFFGAARNIENGGSLTILATALVETGSKMDEVIFEEFKGTGNMELRLSRQLADKRIFPAVDVNASGTRREENLLSPEEVKIMWKLRRVLSGLEQQQSLELLTNKIRETQSNVEFLMQVQKTTLGAKSDNDK